In one Nostoc sp. KVJ3 genomic region, the following are encoded:
- a CDS encoding DUF3352 domain-containing protein, translating into MNSQRSFIGFIVAGAIALIVIAIAGFYWFFAKSPANLIASTSEPGAAIFVSKLSPAMVSLLANPDQLQALEREEELSKLKTSLFSKSGIDYKQDVQPWLGNEITLAITTLDIDRDSENGQQPGYLLALATKQPEKSSEFLELLFSKRALSGATLTVEQYKGVKLISDNQPKEDLLAGAVVGEGFVLFANDPKVLRDAINNVQAPDLNLTSSPEYQKSTKELPKRSLAVVFLNLPVVAKWQGLKLPEQLYNSQIISLALNPKGLLAETTFLTSSEIVPSSPPLSKPVKALQYVPASAGLAISGSNLSNLGDSDLAKLWRQATATIYGSGEDVVSRLAKPLVDVQNRWGINLPKDIFSWVQGEYAIALLPEKEQTTPHWVFVVEKSESVEQGIARLDAIASSNGLSINPLTIDKQKISAWTELTTAAKKSDVKEGTSFSIETKVRGLHTNLGNYEIFTSDLETMDEILTAKDNSLIDNPNFQSSIAAIPLPNQGYIYLDWTKSQNLLERQVPILKLAEVLGKPFFDNLRSLTVSSYGTDTRSLKGGVFFQLNNS; encoded by the coding sequence GTGAATAGTCAACGTTCATTTATTGGTTTTATCGTCGCAGGTGCGATCGCCCTAATAGTAATTGCGATCGCTGGCTTTTACTGGTTTTTCGCCAAAAGTCCGGCTAACCTGATTGCTTCTACCTCTGAGCCTGGTGCAGCCATATTCGTGTCGAAACTTTCCCCTGCAATGGTTTCATTGCTGGCGAATCCCGATCAGTTACAGGCTTTGGAGCGGGAAGAGGAACTATCTAAACTCAAAACCAGTTTATTCTCCAAGAGTGGCATAGATTATAAACAAGACGTTCAACCCTGGTTAGGGAACGAAATTACATTAGCTATTACCACCTTAGATATCGATCGGGATTCAGAAAACGGACAGCAGCCAGGATATCTGTTAGCACTAGCAACCAAACAACCAGAGAAAAGCAGCGAATTTCTCGAATTGTTATTTTCCAAACGGGCATTATCTGGCGCAACTTTAACTGTTGAACAATATAAAGGCGTAAAACTGATTTCTGATAATCAACCAAAGGAGGATTTGCTTGCAGGTGCGGTTGTTGGTGAAGGCTTTGTGTTGTTTGCTAACGATCCGAAAGTGTTGCGAGACGCGATCAATAACGTCCAAGCACCCGATCTAAATTTGACTAGCTCTCCCGAATACCAAAAATCGACTAAAGAATTACCCAAAAGGAGTTTAGCTGTAGTTTTCTTGAATCTTCCCGTTGTAGCCAAATGGCAAGGCTTAAAACTACCAGAACAACTTTATAACAGCCAAATCATATCTTTGGCGTTGAACCCGAAAGGATTGCTAGCGGAAACTACTTTTTTAACTTCATCAGAAATTGTCCCTTCATCCCCGCCACTATCTAAACCTGTGAAAGCATTACAGTATGTTCCAGCATCCGCAGGTTTGGCAATTTCCGGCTCAAATTTGAGTAATTTGGGTGACAGCGATTTAGCTAAACTCTGGAGACAAGCAACAGCTACTATATATGGTTCTGGGGAAGATGTTGTTTCTCGGTTAGCAAAACCTTTGGTAGATGTTCAAAACCGCTGGGGTATAAACTTGCCAAAGGATATTTTCAGTTGGGTGCAAGGAGAATACGCCATAGCATTGTTACCTGAGAAAGAGCAAACAACCCCTCATTGGGTTTTTGTGGTGGAAAAATCTGAGAGTGTAGAACAAGGTATTGCTCGTTTGGATGCGATCGCATCATCCAATGGACTCAGCATTAATCCCCTGACTATAGATAAGCAAAAAATCTCCGCTTGGACAGAGTTAACTACGGCGGCTAAAAAAAGTGATGTTAAAGAAGGAACATCCTTTAGCATTGAAACAAAAGTCCGGGGATTGCATACCAACTTAGGAAATTACGAAATTTTCACCTCCGACTTAGAAACGATGGATGAAATTCTCACAGCCAAGGATAATTCCTTGATTGACAATCCCAATTTCCAAAGCAGTATTGCTGCGATTCCGCTACCAAACCAAGGCTATATATATCTTGACTGGACAAAGAGCCAGAATTTGTTAGAGCGTCAAGTACCAATTCTCAAGCTAGCGGAAGTTTTAGGGAAACCGTTTTTTGATAACTTGCGATCGCTCACAGTCAGTAGTTATGGAACTGACACGCGATCGCTCAAAGGTGGCGTTTTCTTCCAACTCAATAATTCCTGA
- a CDS encoding DUF4360 domain-containing protein, whose protein sequence is MNNQNFTRTSINVIKAFLAAAALITASIGPAFANDQVEILGAEYGGNGCPEGSAGVSVSPDGQELSILFDKFIAVGNKAEERRKSCNLSIPIKVPQGFQISLYDADYRGYVAPGTTGRLRAEYFFAGQRGPVFSRTFKGESDYNVRDQLVTVADVWSRCGDSVNMRVNAAMTASGQGMATVDSFDLAHRGLVYHIKYRQCR, encoded by the coding sequence ATGAATAATCAAAATTTCACGAGAACATCTATCAACGTTATCAAAGCTTTTCTAGCTGCGGCTGCACTGATAACTGCTTCTATTGGCCCTGCTTTTGCTAACGATCAAGTTGAAATTTTGGGTGCAGAATATGGTGGTAATGGCTGCCCTGAAGGATCTGCTGGTGTGAGTGTCAGTCCCGATGGTCAAGAGCTAAGTATTCTATTTGATAAGTTTATAGCTGTAGGGAATAAGGCAGAAGAAAGACGCAAAAGCTGTAACTTAAGCATTCCAATCAAAGTACCTCAAGGTTTTCAAATTTCCCTTTACGATGCTGATTATCGAGGTTATGTTGCTCCTGGGACAACTGGTAGACTAAGAGCAGAGTACTTTTTTGCTGGTCAGCGTGGCCCTGTTTTTTCTCGGACATTTAAAGGCGAAAGTGATTACAACGTTAGAGATCAATTAGTTACCGTGGCTGATGTTTGGTCACGCTGTGGCGATAGTGTCAATATGCGAGTGAATGCTGCAATGACTGCCAGTGGTCAAGGGATGGCGACTGTTGACTCCTTTGACCTTGCCCATCGGGGGTTAGTTTATCACATCAAATATCGCCAGTGTCGTTAA
- the cysE gene encoding serine O-acetyltransferase — protein MLSILRADFRIIFERDPAARNWLEVLFCYPGLQALLFHRLAHWLYTVGLPFIPRLISHLARFLTGIEIHPGAAIGQSVFIDHGMGVVIGETAIVGNYALIYQGVTLGGTGKECGKRHPTVGENVVVGAGAKVLGNIEIGNNVRIGAGSVVLRDVPSDCTVVGVPGRIIYRSGVRVAPLEHNNLPDSEAEVIRALVDRIEALEEQIQNLQRPHSSEKTPVLVGCLLTKEDELTHDSRWCNLKDKTIQQFLDGAGI, from the coding sequence GTGCTATCTATACTGCGTGCTGACTTTCGTATCATATTTGAACGTGACCCAGCTGCCCGTAACTGGTTGGAAGTTTTATTTTGTTACCCTGGTTTGCAAGCCCTGCTATTCCATAGGCTGGCTCACTGGCTGTATACTGTCGGTCTTCCCTTTATTCCTCGGCTGATTTCTCACTTGGCTCGGTTTTTGACTGGAATTGAAATCCACCCTGGTGCAGCAATTGGGCAAAGTGTGTTTATTGACCACGGGATGGGTGTAGTAATTGGTGAAACTGCGATCGTGGGAAACTATGCTCTAATTTATCAAGGTGTCACTCTTGGGGGTACTGGTAAAGAATGTGGTAAGCGCCATCCAACTGTGGGCGAAAATGTCGTAGTCGGGGCTGGAGCGAAAGTACTAGGTAATATCGAAATTGGTAATAATGTCCGTATTGGTGCTGGGTCTGTTGTACTAAGGGATGTACCTTCAGACTGTACTGTAGTAGGCGTACCTGGGCGGATTATATATCGTTCTGGAGTACGGGTTGCACCTCTTGAACACAATAACTTACCAGATTCGGAAGCCGAAGTGATTCGGGCTTTAGTAGACAGGATTGAAGCGCTGGAAGAACAAATACAAAATCTTCAGCGCCCACATTCTTCTGAAAAAACTCCTGTTTTGGTGGGTTGTTTACTCACCAAAGAAGATGAGCTAACCCATGATTCTCGCTGGTGTAATCTCAAAGATAAGACCATCCAGCAATTCTTAGATGGTGCTGGCATTTAG
- a CDS encoding Npun_F5749 family FMN-dependent PPOX-type flavoprotein: MSLAPWRGAIAHALHRNRNLVYARYLQLATVQPNGRPANRTLVFRGFLEDTNQLKFITDTRSAKADQIQQQPWAEVCWYFPNTREQFRIAGCLTLISGDNFHQDLQPARIVMWQELSDAARLQFAWPHPGKPRVETPEAFAPPAPDPVQPLPNFCLLLLDPAQVDHLELRGEPQNRRFYCRNDQQEWSSEAINP, encoded by the coding sequence ATGTCTCTTGCTCCTTGGCGAGGTGCGATCGCTCATGCACTCCATCGCAACCGCAACCTTGTTTATGCCCGTTACCTGCAACTAGCAACGGTGCAGCCCAATGGTCGCCCCGCTAATCGTACCCTAGTCTTTCGTGGCTTTCTCGAAGATACAAACCAGCTAAAATTTATCACTGATACTCGTAGTGCTAAAGCCGACCAGATACAGCAACAACCTTGGGCAGAAGTTTGCTGGTACTTCCCCAACACACGAGAACAATTCCGCATCGCTGGCTGTTTAACCCTAATAAGCGGTGATAATTTTCACCAAGATTTACAACCAGCCCGGATTGTAATGTGGCAAGAACTGAGTGATGCTGCACGTTTACAGTTTGCTTGGCCCCATCCTGGTAAACCCAGAGTTGAAACCCCAGAAGCTTTTGCACCACCAGCACCCGACCCCGTGCAGCCATTGCCGAATTTTTGTCTACTGCTACTCGACCCAGCGCAAGTAGACCATTTAGAATTACGCGGCGAACCCCAAAATCGAAGGTTTTACTGCCGTAATGACCAGCAAGAGTGGTCTAGTGAAGCGATTAATCCGTGA
- a CDS encoding tetratricopeptide repeat protein translates to MQTIRIQLRESTQETVELRYWLPQLKHYESRRLKLAEIADFLKQGERDYYKLLPNLSGIGKQLFFWLDGDGRWLSRGIANCRGEGLVIAIDTDQKLAHLPWEVLHDGEDFLVKRVNPVVLPLRWIEKETEAFAVEARQLRVLFMATDPEDVQPKLEFEQEEARILADTRDFAVDLRVEESGCVSELGKVWSRYLDDFDVFHLTGHASIKDEAPYTPYFITETEIGERHETTAAELAEVFRFRFPKLVFLSGCRTGQAPDKGAVPSMAEALIAQGARAVLSWGRPVEDRTATAAAAHLYGKLAAGYQLAEALASTYQQLFKQNVRDWHLLRLYVQGECPGALVEVSGDVPPSASEPAYQQFLDPDTQMVRVAKPSEFVGRRRTLQRCLKAIRTSLGVLIHGMGGVGKSTVTARLLERMVGYHRLVNFRQLDEDKLLKTLAEQCTSERGHEILNGKLPLMQRLTKFFTEGLNTKEQRFAFVLDDFEANLDLRNGVYVLQPQVVDVLLALLKAMQNSQLPHKVIITCRYNFTLSELNHRLYREPLGALGGADLIKKYNRLDSFNGSWQFQPDLPERAKQAADGNPRLLEWLDKILQNSQNPTPPTAPLPASEEGYMRGVEMILQKMADKEKEFREDILAQELLKQQTPALRQMLGKLLVYELPVPQAAISPICEDISSWESHIQRAEILGLLEVTVTNNTERLYRVPRILSPLLEFPENPKGEELYKQAAQILYRLWWEAESSTEAQKLEIHRLALLGKDEEIAAKIGNSLANRLGDQSRFQEAIHLCKSTLEITKNHSVLKEMAYSEHQMGEVDQALNYYQQALNLCPAEDERELASIYHHLGMLKYDKGEVDEAIALCNQSLEIFERIGDVQSKTEALNQLGNIYANKGEVDEALALYNQSLEISERIGNVQGKAVTLRCLGILYADKGQVDEAMALYNQSLEIFERIGNAQRKAATLRCLGILYADKGQVDEAIALYNQCLEIDERIGNVQGKAMTLYYLGVIYADKGQVDEAIALYNQCLEIDERIGNVQGKAMTLYYLGVIYADKGEVDEAIALYNQSLEINERIGNLEHKAGTLYQLGVIYANKGEVDEAIALYNQSLEITERIDHVRGKAMTLWWLGGLAEEQGEYTKAISYLQPALEILQRLQSPHAEGVRASLDRIMRNS, encoded by the coding sequence GTGCAAACTATCCGCATTCAACTTCGGGAAAGTACGCAGGAAACAGTTGAACTCAGGTATTGGCTACCTCAATTAAAGCACTATGAATCACGTCGCCTGAAATTGGCAGAAATCGCTGATTTCCTCAAGCAAGGTGAACGAGATTACTATAAACTGCTGCCCAATTTATCAGGAATCGGGAAGCAGTTATTTTTTTGGTTGGATGGGGATGGACGGTGGTTGAGTCGGGGAATTGCTAACTGTCGCGGTGAGGGGTTGGTAATTGCCATTGATACAGATCAAAAATTGGCACATCTACCTTGGGAAGTGCTGCATGATGGTGAGGATTTTTTGGTGAAGCGGGTTAATCCGGTGGTGTTACCTCTGCGCTGGATTGAGAAAGAAACGGAAGCGTTTGCTGTGGAAGCACGACAATTGCGAGTATTGTTTATGGCAACCGACCCGGAAGATGTGCAACCAAAGTTAGAGTTTGAACAGGAAGAAGCGAGAATTCTGGCTGATACGCGAGATTTTGCTGTAGATTTGCGGGTGGAAGAAAGCGGTTGCGTTAGCGAGTTGGGTAAGGTGTGGAGTCGCTATCTTGATGACTTTGATGTGTTTCACCTCACAGGACACGCCTCTATTAAAGATGAAGCACCTTACACGCCTTACTTTATCACTGAGACAGAAATTGGAGAACGCCACGAAACCACAGCCGCAGAACTGGCTGAAGTCTTCCGGTTTCGCTTTCCCAAGTTGGTGTTTTTATCTGGGTGTCGGACTGGACAAGCACCAGATAAAGGCGCTGTCCCTTCAATGGCTGAGGCACTTATTGCACAAGGGGCTAGGGCGGTTTTAAGTTGGGGGCGGCCTGTGGAAGATCGGACAGCTACAGCCGCCGCCGCGCACCTCTACGGAAAATTGGCTGCGGGATATCAATTAGCTGAAGCCCTCGCTAGCACTTACCAGCAGTTGTTTAAACAGAATGTGCGTGACTGGCATTTGTTGCGGTTATATGTCCAGGGTGAATGTCCGGGTGCGTTGGTGGAAGTGTCGGGAGATGTGCCACCCTCTGCGTCGGAACCTGCATACCAACAGTTTTTAGATCCCGATACCCAAATGGTGCGGGTGGCGAAACCCTCTGAGTTTGTTGGGAGACGGCGGACTTTGCAACGTTGTCTCAAAGCGATTCGCACTTCATTAGGGGTACTAATTCACGGAATGGGGGGTGTGGGTAAGAGTACTGTGACGGCGCGACTTCTGGAAAGGATGGTTGGCTATCACAGGCTGGTGAACTTTCGGCAACTGGATGAAGACAAACTGCTCAAAACCCTGGCTGAACAATGTACCTCGGAACGGGGGCATGAAATTCTCAATGGCAAGTTACCCTTGATGCAGCGCCTCACCAAGTTTTTCACTGAAGGACTGAATACCAAAGAACAGCGCTTTGCCTTTGTGCTGGATGACTTTGAGGCTAATTTGGATTTACGAAATGGGGTTTATGTCTTGCAACCACAAGTTGTGGATGTTCTGCTGGCGTTGCTGAAGGCGATGCAAAATTCCCAACTTCCCCACAAGGTAATTATTACCTGTCGCTACAATTTCACATTGTCGGAACTGAATCATCGTCTGTACCGCGAACCTCTGGGGGCTTTGGGTGGGGCAGATTTAATTAAAAAGTATAATCGTCTGGATTCGTTTAATGGCAGTTGGCAATTTCAGCCAGATTTGCCCGAACGTGCCAAACAAGCAGCAGATGGAAATCCTCGGCTGTTGGAATGGTTAGATAAGATTTTGCAAAATTCCCAGAACCCCACCCCGCCTACGGCACCCCTCCCCGCAAGCGAGGAGGGGTATATGAGGGGAGTTGAGATGATTCTGCAAAAGATGGCAGATAAGGAAAAGGAATTTCGTGAGGATATTTTGGCACAGGAATTGCTGAAGCAGCAAACTCCAGCTTTGCGTCAAATGCTGGGGAAGTTGTTGGTGTATGAGTTACCTGTTCCTCAAGCTGCGATTTCCCCGATTTGTGAGGATATCTCAAGTTGGGAAAGTCATATTCAACGCGCTGAAATTTTGGGTTTGTTGGAAGTTACCGTCACCAACAACACAGAGAGGTTGTATCGTGTTCCCCGGATTTTGTCACCGTTGCTAGAGTTTCCAGAAAACCCCAAGGGTGAAGAGTTGTATAAACAAGCTGCACAAATTTTGTATCGTTTGTGGTGGGAAGCGGAAAGTTCTACGGAGGCGCAAAAGTTAGAAATTCATCGCTTGGCGTTGTTGGGGAAGGATGAAGAAATTGCGGCGAAAATAGGTAATTCATTAGCGAACCGCTTGGGGGATCAAAGCCGTTTTCAGGAAGCAATACATCTGTGCAAATCAACATTAGAAATTACTAAAAATCATAGTGTTCTCAAAGAAATGGCTTATTCTGAACACCAAATGGGTGAGGTTGATCAAGCATTAAACTATTACCAACAAGCTTTAAATCTTTGTCCCGCAGAAGACGAAAGAGAATTAGCATCAATTTATCATCATTTAGGTATGCTGAAATATGACAAAGGGGAAGTGGATGAAGCGATCGCACTCTGCAATCAGTCTTTAGAAATATTTGAACGCATTGGAGATGTCCAAAGCAAAACGGAGGCGTTGAACCAACTGGGAAATATCTACGCCAACAAAGGGGAAGTGGATGAAGCGCTCGCACTCTACAATCAGTCTTTGGAAATAAGTGAACGCATTGGTAATGTCCAAGGCAAAGCGGTGACGTTGCGCTGTCTAGGAATACTCTACGCCGACAAAGGGCAAGTGGATGAAGCGATGGCACTCTACAATCAGTCTTTGGAAATATTTGAACGCATTGGTAATGCCCAACGCAAAGCGGCGACGTTGCGCTGTCTAGGAATACTCTACGCCGACAAAGGGCAAGTGGATGAAGCGATCGCACTCTACAATCAGTGTTTGGAAATAGATGAACGCATTGGTAATGTCCAAGGCAAAGCGATGACATTGTACTATCTGGGAGTTATCTACGCCGACAAAGGGCAAGTGGATGAAGCGATCGCACTCTACAATCAGTGTTTGGAAATAGATGAACGCATTGGTAATGTCCAAGGCAAAGCGATGACATTGTACTATCTGGGAGTTATCTACGCCGACAAAGGGGAAGTGGATGAAGCGATCGCACTCTACAATCAGTCTTTGGAAATAAATGAACGCATTGGAAATCTCGAACATAAAGCGGGGACTTTGTACCAACTGGGAGTTATCTACGCCAACAAAGGGGAAGTGGATGAAGCGATCGCACTCTACAATCAGTCTTTGGAAATAACAGAACGCATTGATCATGTCCGCGGCAAAGCAATGACTCTGTGGTGGTTAGGGGGTTTGGCAGAAGAGCAGGGTGAATACACTAAAGCGATATCCTATTTGCAACCAGCTTTAGAGATTTTGCAGCGATTGCAGTCACCACACGCTGAAGGTGTGCGTGCAAGTCTTGATAGGATAATGCGTAATTCGTAA
- a CDS encoding tetratricopeptide repeat protein, with translation MHKLGILYADKGEVDEAIALLNQSLEIKERIGDVPGKAATLHNLGHIYANKGNVDEAIALLNQSLEIKERIGDVPGKAATLHNLGHIYANKGNVDEAIALYNQSLEIFERIGNVRDKATTLQNLASIYAENGNSMKRSHFLISLWKYLKALVMTKAKRRR, from the coding sequence TTGCACAAACTGGGAATTCTCTACGCCGACAAAGGGGAAGTGGATGAAGCGATCGCACTTTTAAATCAGTCTTTGGAAATAAAAGAACGCATTGGTGATGTCCCAGGTAAAGCCGCGACGTTGCACAATCTGGGGCATATCTACGCTAATAAAGGGAATGTAGATGAAGCGATCGCACTTTTAAATCAGTCTTTGGAAATAAAAGAACGCATTGGTGATGTCCCAGGTAAAGCCGCGACGTTGCACAATCTGGGGCATATCTACGCTAATAAAGGGAATGTAGATGAAGCGATCGCACTCTACAATCAGTCTTTGGAAATATTTGAACGTATTGGTAATGTCCGAGACAAAGCGACGACGTTGCAGAATCTGGCAAGTATCTACGCCGAAAACGGGAACTCGATGAAGCGATCGCACTTTTTAATCAGTCTTTGGAAATATTTGAAGGCGTTGGTGATGACCAAGGCAAAGCGGCGACGTTGA
- a CDS encoding tetratricopeptide repeat protein, whose protein sequence is MALFNQSLEIFEGVGDDQGKAATLNNRGNLYANKGEVDEAIALYNQSLEITQRIGDVRSKAATLHQLAGIYANKGEVDEAIALYNQSLEINERIGNVQGKAMTLWWLGHLAEQQGEHTKAISYLQPALEILQRLQSPDAESVRASLERVMGNS, encoded by the coding sequence ATCGCACTTTTTAATCAGTCTTTGGAAATATTTGAAGGCGTTGGTGATGACCAAGGCAAAGCGGCGACGTTGAACAATCGGGGAAATCTCTACGCCAACAAAGGGGAAGTGGATGAAGCGATCGCACTCTACAATCAGTCTTTGGAAATAACTCAACGCATTGGTGATGTCCGAAGCAAAGCGGCGACGTTGCACCAATTGGCAGGTATCTACGCCAACAAAGGGGAAGTGGATGAAGCGATCGCACTTTACAACCAGTCTTTGGAAATAAATGAACGCATTGGAAATGTCCAAGGTAAAGCAATGACTCTGTGGTGGTTAGGACATTTGGCAGAACAGCAGGGTGAACACACTAAAGCGATATCCTATTTGCAACCAGCTTTAGAGATTTTGCAGCGATTGCAGTCACCGGATGCTGAAAGTGTGCGTGCAAGTCTTGAGAGGGTAATGGGTAATTCGTAA
- a CDS encoding Uma2 family endonuclease, with the protein MLKYDPLACLPSSEELPDSDDTPVDNELQNIIPGLLKVILAMVWAERMDWFFGIDMGIYHDPDLPAIVPDGFLSLGVERFYDEGLRPSYVLWEEKKLPILVLEVVSKTYRGEYSTKKAEYARLGILYYVVYNPFRRRKPRLEVYKLVNNTYELHDGNPVWLPEIGLGIGIERGTYLGIPREWMYWYNQQGQRFLTPEEKEKLAEQKAHQAEQKAHQAEQKAHQAEQKAQLLAEQLRSLGIDPDLI; encoded by the coding sequence ATGCTAAAGTACGATCCATTAGCTTGTTTGCCCTCATCTGAGGAACTGCCAGACTCTGACGATACCCCAGTGGATAACGAATTACAAAATATAATTCCAGGTTTACTCAAAGTTATCTTAGCGATGGTTTGGGCAGAACGCATGGATTGGTTTTTTGGTATAGATATGGGGATTTATCATGACCCAGATTTACCAGCGATCGTCCCAGATGGGTTTTTGAGTTTGGGCGTAGAGCGATTTTATGATGAAGGACTCCGCCCCAGTTATGTGCTTTGGGAAGAGAAGAAATTACCGATATTAGTGTTGGAGGTAGTATCTAAAACATACCGTGGTGAGTACTCGACCAAAAAAGCAGAGTATGCAAGATTGGGAATTTTGTATTATGTAGTTTACAACCCATTTCGTCGCCGTAAGCCACGTTTAGAAGTTTACAAATTAGTTAACAATACTTATGAATTACATGATGGTAATCCAGTTTGGTTGCCAGAAATAGGTTTAGGAATTGGCATCGAACGAGGAACTTATTTAGGCATACCACGGGAGTGGATGTATTGGTATAACCAACAAGGACAACGGTTTTTAACACCAGAAGAAAAGGAAAAACTTGCTGAACAAAAAGCTCACCAAGCAGAACAAAAAGCTCACCAAGCAGAACAAAAAGCTCACCAAGCAGAACAAAAAGCTCAATTATTAGCAGAACAGTTGCGATCGCTCGGCATAGATCCTGATTTAATCTAA
- a CDS encoding lipid-A-disaccharide synthase — MTQVDILILSNGPGEVTTWVRPVVRALRQKFGDDRSQVRISVILSPCPNATGKESAIALSFPEVDRVQGAEHFWQFLLWGKTFENWDWRSHGVVVFLGGDQVFPIIIGKKLGYRTVVYAEWQARWHNLIDRFGVMKPQVAARVSPKYAHKFSVVGDLMLEAQGQLLNPNSSLSTDLIGILPGSKAAKLTQGIPLMIAIAEHIHANRPQTKFVIPVAPTLDLQTLASFADSQKNPFVETFDFSGASLIISEDGKSNASLKTQRGLIVELSQENPAYNLLSQCCICITTVGANTAELGALGVPMIVVLPTQQLDAMRSWDGLPGLLANLPGVGSSFAKVINWLFLRRKGLLAWPNIWAQEEIVPELVGKLQASEVAEIVLDFLAHPEKLAEIRAKLRRVRGESGAAQKIAQIIEEEIGK; from the coding sequence ATGACTCAAGTAGACATTCTCATCCTATCAAATGGCCCTGGTGAGGTAACAACCTGGGTGCGTCCGGTGGTAAGGGCATTGCGGCAAAAATTCGGCGATGACCGAAGTCAAGTCAGGATCAGTGTAATTTTATCGCCTTGTCCAAATGCTACTGGTAAAGAAAGTGCGATCGCCCTTTCTTTCCCAGAAGTAGATCGAGTACAGGGAGCAGAACATTTTTGGCAATTTTTACTCTGGGGTAAAACATTTGAAAATTGGGACTGGAGAAGTCACGGTGTAGTTGTTTTCCTCGGTGGCGATCAAGTTTTCCCTATCATCATTGGCAAAAAGCTCGGATATCGCACAGTTGTTTACGCCGAATGGCAAGCTAGATGGCATAACTTAATTGACCGCTTTGGAGTTATGAAACCTCAAGTTGCGGCGCGGGTTTCGCCAAAATATGCCCACAAATTCAGCGTTGTGGGAGATTTGATGCTTGAAGCTCAAGGACAACTTTTAAATCCTAACTCCTCACTCAGCACTGATTTAATTGGTATTTTACCGGGTTCAAAAGCCGCAAAATTAACCCAAGGGATACCTTTAATGATAGCGATCGCTGAACATATCCACGCCAACAGACCTCAAACTAAATTTGTGATTCCTGTTGCTCCAACTTTGGATTTACAAACCTTGGCTAGTTTTGCTGATTCCCAAAAAAACCCTTTTGTGGAAACTTTTGATTTTAGTGGTGCTTCTCTAATTATTTCAGAGGACGGCAAAAGTAACGCATCACTGAAAACACAGAGAGGTTTAATTGTAGAGTTATCACAAGAAAACCCTGCATACAACTTATTGTCTCAGTGTTGTATCTGCATTACTACAGTAGGGGCAAACACTGCTGAACTCGGTGCTTTAGGAGTGCCGATGATTGTTGTGCTGCCTACACAACAATTAGATGCGATGCGTTCTTGGGATGGCTTACCGGGTTTATTGGCGAATTTACCAGGGGTGGGTTCCAGCTTTGCTAAAGTAATTAATTGGCTATTCCTCAGACGCAAAGGTTTATTAGCATGGCCGAATATCTGGGCACAGGAAGAAATCGTACCAGAACTTGTAGGCAAACTCCAAGCTTCAGAAGTTGCAGAAATAGTATTAGATTTTTTGGCTCATCCAGAAAAATTGGCTGAAATTCGAGCCAAGCTACGTCGGGTTCGTGGCGAAAGCGGTGCAGCGCAGAAGATTGCACAGATTATTGAAGAGGAAATTGGGAAGTAG
- a CDS encoding Uma2 family endonuclease: MLGLLEKFSRLEQLMSQSALNNVDSDQILLMNGISWDIYETLLQGFPNNSHYRLKYLEGTLSIMSPSRRHEFNKKIIALLLEAYFLEIGIDFYPLGSTTFRKQTAARGIEPDECYCFDSEKPIPDLAIEVVVTSGGIDDLIIYQGLGVPEVWFWQNHQFSLYYLRNDKYESMSKSEFLPNLDLNLLANFVMSDEKPKEIILKFLQHIRRGNL, encoded by the coding sequence ATGTTAGGTTTACTAGAAAAGTTTAGCCGCCTAGAACAATTAATGAGTCAGTCAGCATTAAATAATGTTGATTCCGATCAAATTTTATTGATGAATGGAATTAGCTGGGATATATATGAGACACTGTTACAAGGGTTTCCTAATAATTCTCATTATCGCTTGAAATATCTAGAAGGTACTTTATCAATAATGTCTCCTAGCCGTCGTCATGAGTTTAATAAAAAGATTATTGCTTTATTGCTAGAGGCTTATTTTTTAGAAATAGGGATTGATTTTTATCCTTTAGGCTCAACTACTTTTAGAAAACAAACAGCCGCCAGAGGAATAGAGCCAGATGAATGTTATTGTTTTGATTCTGAAAAACCTATTCCCGATCTTGCTATTGAGGTGGTTGTAACAAGTGGGGGAATTGATGACTTAATTATTTATCAAGGTTTAGGAGTACCAGAGGTTTGGTTTTGGCAGAATCATCAATTTTCATTATATTATCTGCGTAATGATAAATATGAGTCAATGTCAAAAAGTGAATTTTTACCAAATTTAGATTTAAATCTATTAGCAAATTTTGTTATGTCTGATGAGAAACCAAAAGAAATTATATTAAAGTTTCTTCAACATATCCGTAGAGGCAATTTATGA